One Deinococcus grandis DNA window includes the following coding sequences:
- a CDS encoding ABC transporter ATP-binding protein → MTATATGGTLSPAPQGVEVLRAEGLSKRFGGLKAVQDVSFTHKQGEILAVIGPNGAGKTTLLNLLSGVYRPSAGRLHLMGHDVTDQPMEARCHAGLGRAFQIVRPFPEMTVHENVTVGALFGKPGQRLPEARERAWALLERTGMTAHADKAAHELTLLQDKRLEVARALATNPSVLLLDEVMAGLRPGEAQEAVALVRGVRESGVSVLFIEHIMPVVRDLADRVVVMDQGQVLAQGTYREVTADPRVVSAYLGTEEGLQA, encoded by the coding sequence GTGACTGCCACTGCAACCGGGGGCACACTCTCCCCCGCCCCGCAGGGCGTGGAGGTGCTGCGCGCCGAGGGCCTCTCGAAGCGCTTCGGGGGTCTGAAGGCCGTGCAGGACGTGTCGTTCACGCACAAGCAGGGTGAGATCCTGGCGGTGATCGGGCCGAACGGGGCGGGCAAGACGACGCTGCTGAACCTGCTGTCCGGCGTGTACCGCCCGTCGGCGGGACGGCTGCACCTGATGGGCCACGACGTGACCGATCAGCCGATGGAGGCCCGCTGTCACGCCGGGCTGGGCCGCGCGTTCCAGATCGTGCGGCCCTTCCCGGAGATGACCGTGCACGAGAACGTCACGGTGGGCGCGCTGTTCGGCAAGCCCGGTCAGCGCCTGCCGGAGGCGCGCGAGCGGGCCTGGGCGCTGCTGGAACGCACCGGGATGACCGCGCACGCCGACAAGGCCGCGCATGAACTGACGCTGCTGCAGGACAAGCGGCTGGAGGTGGCGCGCGCCCTGGCGACGAACCCCAGCGTGCTGCTGCTGGACGAGGTGATGGCGGGCCTGCGTCCCGGCGAGGCGCAGGAGGCCGTGGCGCTCGTGCGCGGCGTGCGCGAGAGCGGCGTGAGCGTGCTGTTCATCGAGCACATCATGCCGGTCGTGCGGGATCTGGCCGACCGGGTGGTCGTGATGGATCAGGGGCAGGTGCTCGCGCAGGGCACCTACCGCGAGGTGACGGCCGACCCGCGCGTGGTCAGCGCGTACCTGGGCACGGAAGAAGGACTGCAAGCATGA
- a CDS encoding branched-chain amino acid ABC transporter permease has translation MSARQAEAGAPVRGAPRREITPGAVLPLLGFLLLAALFPFLPLGSRAEFLLQIAFFTLVAGIMALSWDILARSGQVSLAHAAFYGLGAYGYALLLKAGLPWLLAMPVAALLAGSVSLILGAVTMRLSGMYFAIATLAFTEVVRTIIQNLPESVAGGATGLLVPALLGGNSRAQYFLAWGLLAFTVLVSLAVRLTRLHFAFAAIRQGEETARVLGVSIVRFKLLAFFISSSLAALAGVLYAGKTFFINPLETFSLANSIAPLTTSIFGGLYTTLGPVLGATVLRVAEELLHNSVKNGYLVVYGLVLMLSILWLPRGLMGLRRNKKHGGDL, from the coding sequence ATGAGTGCCCGTCAGGCCGAGGCGGGCGCACCCGTGCGCGGGGCGCCGCGCCGTGAGATCACGCCGGGCGCGGTCCTGCCGCTGCTGGGGTTCCTGCTGCTGGCGGCGCTGTTCCCCTTCCTGCCGCTGGGCAGTCGCGCGGAGTTCCTGCTGCAGATCGCGTTCTTCACGCTGGTGGCGGGCATCATGGCGCTGTCGTGGGACATCCTGGCGCGCAGCGGGCAGGTGAGCCTCGCGCATGCGGCGTTCTACGGGCTGGGCGCGTACGGGTACGCGCTGCTGCTGAAAGCGGGGCTGCCCTGGCTGCTGGCCATGCCGGTCGCGGCGCTGCTGGCAGGCAGCGTGAGCCTGATCCTGGGCGCGGTCACCATGCGCCTGAGCGGCATGTACTTCGCGATCGCCACGCTGGCCTTCACGGAGGTGGTCCGCACGATCATCCAGAACCTCCCCGAGAGCGTCGCGGGCGGCGCGACCGGCCTGCTCGTGCCCGCGCTGCTGGGCGGGAACAGCCGCGCGCAGTACTTCCTCGCGTGGGGCCTGCTGGCGTTCACGGTGCTCGTCAGTCTGGCGGTGCGCCTGACGCGGCTGCACTTCGCGTTCGCCGCGATCCGGCAGGGCGAGGAAACAGCGCGGGTGCTGGGCGTGAGCATCGTGCGCTTCAAGCTGCTGGCGTTCTTCATCAGCTCGTCGCTGGCCGCGCTGGCGGGCGTGCTGTACGCCGGGAAGACGTTCTTCATCAACCCGCTGGAGACCTTCAGCCTCGCGAACTCCATCGCGCCGCTGACCACCTCGATCTTCGGGGGGCTGTACACGACGCTGGGGCCCGTGCTGGGCGCGACCGTGCTGCGCGTCGCCGAGGAACTGCTGCACAACAGCGTGAAGAACGGGTACCTCGTCGTGTACGGGCTGGTGCTGATGCTGAGCATCCTGTGGCTCCCACGCGGCCTGATGGGCCTGCGCCGCAACAAGAAACATGGAGGTGACCTGTGA
- a CDS encoding branched-chain amino acid ABC transporter permease: MDLFVQTLVNGLLQSGLYALVASGLALAVGVVGIVNFAHGEYLMIGAFLAWAGSAFLGVDPLLSLPVIAVAVFAIGALTYRVSIRHVLLAPELNQMLLTFGLGILLQNLALMLLGGNTRTVTTPYQASSLQLGDLSVGGPKALAFGLAALLLGALYVVLYRTTLGRQMRAVAQNRRGAQLIGIDVDRVYLIAFGVSCALAAVAGVLVSVLLFASPTVGLVFALKAFAIIVMAGLGNLTGVLWASVLLGVSEALVQTYVPGGGGWSDAVFFLMIFGTLVLRSFRGAR; the protein is encoded by the coding sequence ATGGACTTATTTGTGCAGACGCTGGTCAACGGCCTGCTCCAGAGTGGCCTGTACGCGCTCGTCGCGTCGGGGCTGGCGCTGGCGGTGGGCGTGGTCGGCATCGTGAATTTCGCGCACGGGGAATACCTGATGATCGGGGCATTCCTGGCGTGGGCGGGCAGCGCCTTCCTGGGCGTGGATCCGCTGCTGAGCCTGCCGGTGATCGCCGTCGCCGTGTTCGCCATCGGGGCGCTGACGTACCGCGTGAGCATCCGGCACGTGCTGCTCGCGCCGGAACTGAACCAGATGCTGCTGACCTTCGGGCTGGGCATCCTGCTGCAGAACCTCGCACTGATGCTGCTGGGCGGCAACACCCGCACGGTCACCACGCCGTACCAGGCGAGCAGCCTGCAACTGGGTGACCTGAGCGTGGGCGGCCCGAAGGCACTGGCGTTCGGACTGGCGGCGCTGCTGCTGGGCGCGCTGTACGTGGTGCTGTACCGCACGACGCTGGGCCGCCAGATGCGGGCCGTGGCGCAGAACCGCCGGGGCGCGCAGCTGATCGGCATCGACGTGGACCGCGTGTACCTGATCGCGTTCGGCGTGAGCTGCGCCCTGGCGGCGGTGGCGGGCGTGCTCGTCAGCGTGCTGCTGTTCGCGTCCCCGACCGTGGGGCTGGTGTTCGCGCTGAAGGCCTTCGCAATCATCGTGATGGCGGGCCTGGGGAACCTGACGGGCGTGCTATGGGCGTCGGTGCTGCTGGGGGTCAGCGAGGCGCTGGTGCAGACGTACGTGCCGGGCGGCGGCGGCTGGAGTGACGCGGTGTTCTTCCTGATGATCTTCGGGACGCTGGTGCTGCGCTCCTTCCGGGGTGCGCGATGA
- a CDS encoding ABC transporter substrate-binding protein: MKTLLMTGVLLALSGAGAVKVGVLLPLSGAGSVSGQAAKNGYQLALDEINRAGGVLGKPLELEFADDGSAPAKAVPEFVKLVTVEKVDFMAGGVSSATSIAISGPAKQYNTFMAWIGAAAVPVEDAFADHPYFFHYHPWSYYNFEAIIGYFKYLKTYKKAKNIAIAYEDGPFGSAGIDATVDAFKKAGFNVVMTEKFKTGSGNFGPLVSKAKAAKPDILYWVGYDTDALPLATEIKQQNLQLGLLYGTPPSWPVGFEKNKLADNVAGLSLWLSTSPNKDSRTFVAAYRKKYGTVTDEYFAPLAYVNLKTLAAAINRAGTTDKAKVAAEMARTNVSTPFGQLTFSPSLKTKYQGFKAGNWLHFQYLGDARVPVFPIKFAQKPMVYGK; this comes from the coding sequence ATGAAAACACTCCTGATGACGGGCGTTCTGCTCGCGCTGTCTGGCGCGGGCGCAGTGAAGGTCGGCGTGCTGCTTCCCCTGAGCGGGGCGGGCAGCGTGTCCGGCCAGGCCGCAAAGAACGGGTACCAGCTGGCCCTCGACGAGATCAACCGGGCGGGCGGCGTGCTCGGCAAGCCCCTGGAACTGGAATTCGCCGATGACGGCAGCGCCCCCGCCAAGGCCGTGCCGGAATTCGTGAAGCTCGTGACGGTCGAGAAGGTGGACTTCATGGCGGGCGGCGTGAGCAGCGCCACCAGCATCGCCATCAGCGGGCCCGCCAAGCAGTACAACACCTTCATGGCCTGGATCGGCGCGGCCGCCGTGCCCGTCGAGGACGCCTTCGCGGACCACCCGTACTTCTTCCACTACCACCCCTGGTCGTACTACAACTTCGAGGCGATCATCGGGTACTTCAAGTACCTCAAGACGTACAAGAAAGCCAAGAACATCGCCATCGCGTACGAGGACGGCCCCTTCGGCAGCGCGGGCATCGACGCGACCGTGGACGCCTTCAAGAAGGCCGGGTTCAACGTCGTCATGACCGAGAAGTTCAAGACCGGCAGCGGCAACTTCGGCCCGCTGGTCAGCAAGGCCAAGGCCGCCAAGCCCGACATCCTGTACTGGGTCGGGTACGACACCGACGCCCTGCCCCTGGCGACCGAGATCAAGCAGCAGAACCTGCAGCTGGGCCTGCTGTACGGCACGCCCCCCAGCTGGCCCGTGGGCTTCGAGAAGAACAAACTGGCCGACAACGTGGCGGGCCTGAGCCTGTGGCTGTCCACCAGCCCCAACAAGGACAGCCGCACCTTCGTCGCCGCGTACAGGAAGAAGTACGGCACGGTCACCGACGAGTACTTCGCGCCGCTGGCGTACGTGAACCTCAAGACCCTGGCCGCCGCGATCAACCGCGCGGGCACGACCGACAAGGCCAAGGTCGCCGCCGAGATGGCCAGGACGAACGTGTCCACGCCGTTCGGGCAGCTGACCTTCAGCCCCAGTCTGAAAACCAAGTACCAGGGCTTCAAGGCCGGGAACTGGCTGCACTTCCAGTACCTCGGGGACGCGCGCGTGCCGGTCTTCCCGATCAAGTTCGCGCAGAAGCCCATGGTGTACGGCAAGTAA